A stretch of Cytophagales bacterium DNA encodes these proteins:
- a CDS encoding nuclear transport factor 2 family protein: protein MLRILDPNTMTTAEVAKRLVTLCRRGAWEQALDELFHENATSIEPEGAMSGTTTGIANIQKKGQVWSKMVKEFHGVDVSEPLVAGTHIVLKMVSDITFHEGGRQQSEEICLYHVENGRILTEQFFYEPPKPPTV from the coding sequence TTGCTAAGGATTTTAGACCCTAATACAATGACAACAGCAGAAGTGGCAAAACGGCTGGTCACGTTGTGCCGGCGGGGCGCCTGGGAACAGGCACTCGATGAACTTTTTCACGAAAATGCAACAAGCATAGAGCCTGAGGGTGCAATGAGTGGCACTACAACCGGCATCGCCAACATCCAGAAGAAAGGACAGGTATGGTCAAAGATGGTCAAGGAATTTCATGGTGTGGACGTCTCTGAGCCATTGGTAGCAGGAACGCACATCGTCTTGAAAATGGTCAGCGACATCACCTTTCACGAAGGAGGGAGACAGCAATCTGAGGAAATATGCTTGTATCATGTGGAAAACGGCAGGATACTCACTGAACAGTTCTTCTACGAGCCACCGAAACCACCAACTGTTTAG